aaaaaaaatgacttggaggcatacagcaATACCTATGTGTTACTCAATCACCTGATTAGCAGTTTCTCCATGCAACTCACTTGGGGGGTATTTCTGACTTGCAATTGGTCAAAGACTTTGTGTGAAATTAAGTCCCATGGTGCTAGAGTCAATACATATCTTTGAAAGGGAGgctttatatacacacacagtgctttctctttgttttgaatGTATTGAAGTTTGTCTATCTGTATTTATTTCCAATAGAGCTCCTCCTGTCTGGGAAACTAAGTGAATATGGTGTGATTGTGCCCTTCAGTGCAGATTACCAGGGACGGTTCCTCTCGCATGTGGTGTCTGGCTCAGTGGCAGCAAGAAGGGGGGAAACTCTTCATCCTTCTGCTCCTCCACCTCGCTCAGATCGGCGCAGGGTGGTCCGCAGCACCCCTATGAACCAAGGCATGCCGGGGAATCACTTGCACTACTTCAATGTTACTGTTTTTGGCAAAGAACTGCATCTTCGTCTGAAGCCCAACAGGCGACTGGTGTCTCCTGGTGCTTTTTCTGAGTGGCAAGAGGACTTCCAAAAGATCTTACAGGAACCCCTGCAGCGGGAGTGCGTTTTCACAGGAGGAGTCTCGGGTATGCCAGGTGCCAAGGTGGCCATCAGCAATTGTGATGGGTTGGTAAGTGAAAAGGGAATTCAACTTGTTCTCACACAGAACATGCAATACACTTTGCTTTCCTATTGGTCAGGTAACAGAAACACCATTGTTTTAGCCAGAGATTCAGAAAGTTACATTTTAGGGCTACACCATCCAAAGTTGTAGTCATGGGACCATGGTGTGGTcatgagggatgctgggaattgcagtctgaaaaaaacacacaacttaGCCAACTTCTGGCCTTATTCTTTTTTTACTGTCCTATTTAAGCAGGAATCATAACTGTTGCACAAGCTTTTATTTTGCTGAGTGGAATTCCCCTTATAGTCTAGTGAAAATAAGTTAAAAATGCAGTTAACCCTGCATTTGCATGGACTTCATATCTGTGACCCTCGCTTACTAGCgaggagcaaatggagggaattaaaatggggcacatgcctgaGGCGCGCACCTGTAGCCGCTTGCAAGCACGCACCCCCATTTAAGtctgtggggcttgaatatgtgtgagtttccattttcatggaggggtccagaatggatcccctgcgaaaatggagggcttACTGTACAGTCACCTCTTCAAGTCTGCGGACTTGAAATCCACAGACCTGAAAATCCACGGAGGGATGACTGCCGCGGATACATACCCCGCAGGCACACACCTTATTCAAGCCTCTGGGGCTTGAATGTGTGTGAGTTTTGGAACTcatgggggggtctggaatggatcaccTGCGATTTCCAAAGGG
This genomic stretch from Sceloporus undulatus isolate JIND9_A2432 ecotype Alabama unplaced genomic scaffold, SceUnd_v1.1 scaffold_8433, whole genome shotgun sequence harbors:
- the LOC121918316 gene encoding A disintegrin and metalloproteinase with thrombospondin motifs 14-like, coding for LLLSGKLSEYGVIVPFSADYQGRFLSHVVSGSVAARRGETLHPSAPPPRSDRRRVVRSTPMNQGMPGNHLHYFNVTVFGKELHLRLKPNRRLVSPGAFSEWQEDFQKILQEPLQRECVFTGGVSGMPGAKVAISNCDGL